A region from the Streptosporangium sp. NBC_01756 genome encodes:
- a CDS encoding DUF397 domain-containing protein has protein sequence MQQPDLSGARWRKSSLSADGPSCVEVAFINDAVAVRDTKDRDGGTLVFRRDEWRAFIGDIRSGSFDNLT, from the coding sequence ATGCAGCAGCCCGACCTCTCCGGCGCGCGCTGGCGCAAGAGCAGCCTCAGCGCTGACGGCCCGAGCTGCGTCGAGGTGGCCTTCATCAACGACGCCGTCGCCGTCCGCGACACAAAGGACCGCGACGGCGGCACCCTCGTGTTCCGTCGCGACGAGTGGAGAGCCTTCATCGGCGACATCAGGAGCGGCAGCTTCGACAACCTCACCTGA
- a CDS encoding DUF433 domain-containing protein — translation MAYDPKLAAALSGATLRQLAHWRKAGVSRGAVLIPEISSTRPVLYSFRDVVALRTCVKLRNDASLQKIRRALDTLRDDLKESDHLSSYTLVADDSSIYLAAPDQAVDLVRKKANVVIHELVDVLQPFYRDGRHIPSLLQPRTHVTVDPAVRGGVPMIEGTRVPYDEVAALLRDGVPAERISEYYPSVTAMAALDAADFADYVNIRALGKF, via the coding sequence ATGGCTTATGACCCGAAGCTGGCTGCGGCGCTGTCGGGCGCCACACTGCGCCAGCTCGCACACTGGCGCAAGGCCGGCGTGAGCCGTGGCGCGGTGTTGATACCGGAGATCTCCAGCACGCGCCCCGTCCTCTACTCCTTCCGCGACGTGGTGGCGCTGCGGACCTGCGTCAAGCTGCGTAACGATGCCTCGCTGCAGAAAATCAGACGGGCGCTCGACACCCTCCGTGATGATCTGAAAGAAAGCGACCACCTGTCGTCCTACACATTGGTCGCCGACGACAGCAGCATCTATCTGGCCGCGCCCGATCAGGCAGTCGACCTGGTGCGGAAGAAGGCCAACGTGGTCATCCACGAGCTGGTCGACGTCCTGCAGCCGTTCTATCGTGACGGCAGGCACATCCCGTCGTTGCTGCAGCCGCGCACCCATGTGACGGTAGACCCGGCGGTTCGCGGTGGGGTTCCCATGATCGAGGGCACCCGCGTCCCCTATGACGAGGTTGCCGCACTGCTCCGGGACGGGGTTCCGGCAGAGCGGATCTCCGAGTACTACCCGAGCGTCACCGCTATGGCGGCTCTGGACGCCGCCGATTTCGCCGATTACGTCAACATTCGAGCTCTGGGGAAGTTCTGA
- a CDS encoding PPOX class F420-dependent oxidoreductase, protein MSNPPLPEEAVAMMKKPNPAVITTLRSDGQPVSTATWYLWDDGRILVNMDEGRKRLDHLRDDPRVTLTVLDKDGWYTHLSVIGHIADIRDDKDLTDIDRLARQYTGKPYGQRDRDRVSAWIEVDRWHGWGTLKDNNQPG, encoded by the coding sequence ATGTCGAACCCGCCGCTTCCCGAGGAAGCAGTCGCCATGATGAAGAAGCCGAACCCCGCCGTCATCACGACGCTCCGGTCCGACGGCCAGCCGGTGTCCACGGCCACCTGGTATCTCTGGGACGACGGCCGGATCCTGGTCAACATGGACGAGGGCCGAAAACGGCTGGACCACCTGCGCGACGACCCCCGGGTCACGCTCACCGTGCTCGACAAGGACGGCTGGTACACGCACCTCAGCGTCATCGGGCATATCGCTGACATACGCGACGACAAGGATCTGACCGACATCGACCGGCTGGCCCGGCAGTACACCGGGAAACCTTACGGGCAGCGGGACCGCGACCGGGTCAGCGCCTGGATCGAGGTCGACCGCTGGCACGGCTGGGGCACGCTCAAGGACAACAACCAGCCCGGCTGA
- a CDS encoding serine/threonine-protein kinase codes for MGRGTIIDGRYELDPHSRRSGGMGEVWFGYDNRLDRQIAIKFIRADRFPDGRPDEDLARRFVRESRITARLEHPGVPTVYDCGPYGEDLYMVMQLVKGCPVSALLDETRVPVAWAVAIAAQVCSVLAVAHANSLVHRDLKPGNLMLCPDGTVKVLDFGIAAALATTDTTTLTRTGEVLGTPSYMAPEQAMTGMAGPQSDLYSLGVILDEMLAGDNQFAAPTALATMRNHTDATPRPLRTRRRDVPEGLERLVLWLLAKKPEKRPRSADVVYERLLDFCHELPTFPGYVNLDAPHPVRMYATVVGRMTSPPPVGNRRPAHPVRPARIRQAGGLAQIGREDIQRAREEAEALKAASRFGQAADVLAEIVGLAAGWFGPTSSDVVDLRIELAEALFLAGDYRRAVPEFQRLAADVAAVEGPDNNLALRCRLMEANCHAVVGETDLALAQLRRLLADEIRFGADRERVLELRCQIGLMEFGSGNRARAKGTLVGLLPDLERMYGSQHADVAEVRAILAGLGDQ; via the coding sequence TTGGGCAGAGGGACGATCATTGACGGCCGTTACGAGTTGGATCCCCACTCCCGTCGCTCCGGCGGAATGGGGGAGGTCTGGTTCGGCTACGACAACCGTCTGGATCGGCAGATCGCCATCAAATTCATCAGAGCCGATAGATTTCCCGATGGCCGGCCGGACGAGGACCTGGCCAGACGGTTCGTGCGCGAGTCGCGCATCACGGCCCGGCTGGAACATCCGGGGGTTCCCACCGTCTACGACTGCGGGCCGTACGGCGAGGACCTCTACATGGTCATGCAGCTCGTCAAGGGATGCCCCGTCTCGGCGCTGCTCGACGAGACCCGGGTGCCCGTCGCCTGGGCCGTGGCGATCGCCGCCCAGGTGTGCTCGGTCCTGGCCGTGGCCCACGCCAACTCACTGGTCCACCGGGATCTGAAGCCGGGCAACCTGATGCTCTGTCCCGACGGCACGGTCAAGGTCCTCGACTTCGGCATCGCCGCCGCGCTCGCCACGACGGACACGACGACGCTCACCAGGACGGGCGAGGTGCTCGGCACGCCGTCGTACATGGCCCCCGAGCAGGCCATGACCGGGATGGCCGGCCCGCAGAGCGACCTCTACTCCCTCGGCGTGATCCTGGACGAGATGCTCGCGGGGGACAACCAGTTCGCCGCCCCCACGGCGCTCGCCACGATGCGCAACCACACCGACGCCACGCCCCGGCCGCTGCGCACGAGACGGCGCGACGTCCCCGAAGGGCTGGAACGGCTCGTCCTGTGGTTGCTCGCCAAGAAACCGGAGAAGCGGCCCCGCAGCGCGGACGTCGTCTACGAGCGGCTGCTGGACTTCTGCCACGAACTGCCGACCTTCCCCGGCTACGTGAACCTGGACGCGCCCCACCCGGTGCGCATGTACGCCACCGTCGTCGGGCGCATGACCTCCCCGCCGCCGGTCGGCAACCGGCGGCCCGCCCATCCGGTACGGCCGGCGCGGATCAGGCAGGCCGGGGGGCTGGCACAGATCGGGCGCGAGGACATCCAGCGCGCCCGCGAGGAGGCCGAGGCGCTCAAGGCGGCCTCCCGTTTCGGCCAGGCGGCGGACGTGCTGGCCGAGATCGTGGGCCTGGCCGCCGGCTGGTTCGGACCGACGAGCTCCGACGTGGTCGACCTGCGGATCGAGCTCGCCGAGGCACTCTTCCTCGCCGGGGACTACCGCCGCGCGGTGCCCGAGTTCCAGCGGCTGGCAGCCGACGTCGCCGCGGTGGAGGGCCCGGACAACAACCTCGCCCTGCGCTGCCGGCTGATGGAGGCCAACTGCCACGCGGTGGTGGGGGAGACCGATCTCGCCCTGGCCCAGCTCCGCAGGCTGCTGGCCGACGAGATACGGTTCGGCGCCGACCGGGAGCGGGTCCTCGAACTGCGCTGTCAGATCGGGCTGATGGAGTTCGGCTCCGGCAACAGGGCACGGGCGAAGGGCACGCTGGTCGGCCTGCTGCCGGACCTGGAACGGATGTACGGCTCGCAGCACGCGGACGTGGCGGAGGTGCGGGCGATCCTCGCGGGCCTCGGCGACCAGTGA
- a CDS encoding alkaline phosphatase D family protein has translation MRSTQAGLAAAVATRRRFLTVTGTAAALALTGNLPGIRSAHAESATKADRQPLFTLGIASGDPLPDAVVIWTRLAPEPLAPFGGMDQRPVTVQWQVAEDEAFHRVVRRGTATARPEYSHTVHVDVQGLRPWRHYFYRFRVGGQISPVGRTRTAPAPGDTISAMSFAFASCQAWFEGYYTALADMARRDHDVVLFLGDYIYEFGADKGVRPDSAEPHAMRQTVTLDDYRERYALYKIDPDLQAAHAAAPWVVTLDDHEVVDNWADDAHPSAPPASFLVRRANAFRAYWEHMPLRLSQLPNGPDMQLYRRLRYGTLAEFSILDTRQYRSDQAGGDGEKPPNPGSLDPSRTITGEEQERWLLDGLAASGTRWNVIGQQNAMAQLDVQAGPGMVVPMDTWDGYVGSRNRVLGGAHERGIKNLVSLGGDLHRSVASDLKLDFADPASPTVGAEFVGTSITSGLDGADHDQVGLTLLAENPHIKYHNFQRGYVTCTVTEKEWTSDYRVADRVTTPGGTVTTRAKLVVEDGRAGIQTT, from the coding sequence ATGAGATCAACCCAGGCCGGCCTCGCGGCTGCCGTCGCGACCAGACGCAGATTCCTGACGGTGACCGGCACGGCCGCCGCCTTGGCCTTGACGGGCAACCTTCCCGGCATTCGCAGTGCCCACGCGGAGTCCGCGACGAAGGCGGACCGTCAACCCCTCTTCACCCTGGGGATCGCTTCCGGCGACCCGCTGCCCGACGCGGTGGTGATCTGGACGCGGCTGGCGCCGGAACCACTGGCGCCGTTCGGCGGGATGGACCAGCGCCCGGTAACGGTCCAGTGGCAGGTGGCCGAGGATGAGGCGTTCCACCGTGTCGTGCGCCGCGGCACTGCGACCGCCCGGCCCGAGTACTCCCACACCGTCCATGTCGATGTCCAGGGCCTGCGCCCGTGGCGGCACTACTTCTACCGTTTCCGGGTCGGGGGGCAGATCAGCCCCGTCGGCCGCACCCGTACCGCTCCGGCCCCCGGCGACACCATCTCCGCGATGTCCTTCGCCTTCGCGTCCTGCCAGGCGTGGTTCGAGGGCTACTACACCGCCCTCGCCGACATGGCCCGCCGCGACCACGACGTGGTCCTCTTTCTCGGTGACTACATCTACGAGTTCGGCGCGGACAAGGGTGTACGCCCCGACTCCGCGGAACCTCACGCCATGCGCCAGACGGTGACACTCGACGACTACCGGGAGCGGTACGCCCTGTACAAGATCGACCCGGATCTGCAGGCCGCGCATGCCGCCGCACCCTGGGTCGTCACGCTCGACGACCACGAAGTCGTCGACAACTGGGCCGACGACGCGCACCCGAGCGCCCCGCCGGCCAGCTTTCTGGTCCGGCGCGCCAACGCCTTCAGGGCCTATTGGGAACACATGCCGCTGCGCCTGTCACAGCTGCCGAACGGGCCGGACATGCAGCTGTACCGGCGCCTGCGCTATGGCACCTTGGCTGAGTTCAGCATTCTCGACACCCGGCAGTACCGCTCGGACCAGGCCGGCGGCGACGGTGAGAAGCCGCCCAACCCGGGATCGCTGGACCCCAGCCGCACCATCACGGGCGAAGAGCAGGAACGATGGCTGCTCGACGGGCTGGCCGCCTCCGGAACACGATGGAACGTCATCGGGCAGCAGAACGCCATGGCCCAGCTCGATGTCCAGGCCGGGCCGGGCATGGTGGTGCCGATGGACACCTGGGACGGTTACGTCGGCTCTCGCAACCGGGTGCTCGGCGGCGCCCACGAACGCGGCATCAAGAACCTTGTCTCCTTGGGTGGAGACCTCCACCGCAGCGTGGCCTCCGACCTCAAGCTCGACTTCGCCGATCCCGCATCGCCCACCGTGGGTGCCGAGTTCGTCGGGACCTCCATCACCTCCGGGCTTGACGGCGCCGACCACGACCAGGTCGGCCTGACACTGCTCGCCGAGAACCCGCACATCAAATACCACAACTTCCAGCGAGGCTACGTCACCTGCACCGTGACCGAGAAGGAGTGGACCTCGGACTACCGGGTGGCCGACCGTGTCACGACCCCGGGAGGCACCGTGACGACCCGTGCGAAGCTCGTCGTCGAAGACGGCCGAGCCGGCATCCAGACCACCTGA
- a CDS encoding Scr1 family TA system antitoxin-like transcriptional regulator, translated as MCELAQCGARQRRSQLRVISHHLAPPIIRDPHPCPAIIANLSELVRRYAISLSTVSDTSGGMRWLNGSSEGAGGTEADGPDAIHIDSMAGGLFLEKEADIKRYNDICQYLRAIALSPADTAALIASMREGR; from the coding sequence GTGTGCGAGCTGGCGCAGTGTGGCGCCCGACAGCGCCGCAGCCAGCTTCGGGTCATAAGCCATCACCTCGCCCCTCCCATAATCCGTGATCCGCATCCCTGCCCGGCCATCATCGCAAATCTGTCTGAGCTGGTCAGGCGCTACGCGATCTCGCTCTCCACCGTTTCGGACACTTCTGGCGGAATGCGGTGGCTGAACGGCTCCTCCGAGGGCGCCGGTGGGACCGAGGCGGACGGCCCTGACGCGATTCACATTGACAGCATGGCCGGAGGTCTGTTTCTTGAGAAGGAGGCAGATATCAAGAGATACAACGACATTTGCCAGTATCTTCGCGCGATAGCTCTCAGCCCTGCCGACACGGCCGCGCTCATCGCGTCCATGCGTGAAGGTCGCTAG
- a CDS encoding galactose-binding domain-containing protein has translation MLKQRITRTALPSLALCTAMVAALAMASPANGASGGSKPKDQITVAANPAALDVIPLPCFSGSFQATMTNTGPQAQFADMTLSAQKPITLSRDIFSSYLPAADPDQPVSIPVEVRAPRDTPPGTYDVQLAMNKQKLSVPVRVQEPPAKGPGDNVALGEQAFASSSHGNFPVCGGVDGNKDHAQWGTRTGWNDATPTIFPDSYGVRFPTPQRIDQVELLTIDSAGSPAARFGVKDWDVQVLTDGQWQTVAQVRGNTAGLVTSQFAATTAEAVQVVIYASNDARYSRIMELEVRGA, from the coding sequence ATGCTGAAGCAGCGCATCACGCGGACCGCTCTGCCATCCCTGGCTCTGTGCACCGCCATGGTCGCCGCGCTGGCCATGGCGTCTCCGGCGAACGGGGCCTCCGGCGGCTCGAAGCCGAAGGACCAGATCACCGTGGCGGCCAATCCGGCCGCGCTCGACGTCATCCCGCTGCCATGCTTTTCCGGCAGCTTCCAGGCCACCATGACCAACACCGGACCACAGGCTCAGTTCGCCGATATGACACTGAGCGCCCAAAAACCGATCACGCTGTCCCGGGACATCTTCTCCAGCTACCTTCCGGCCGCCGATCCCGACCAGCCGGTGAGCATTCCGGTCGAGGTTCGCGCCCCCCGGGACACTCCACCGGGCACCTATGACGTCCAGCTGGCCATGAACAAGCAGAAGCTCAGCGTGCCGGTTCGGGTGCAGGAGCCTCCGGCCAAGGGGCCCGGCGACAACGTGGCGCTGGGAGAGCAGGCGTTCGCCTCATCCTCTCATGGTAATTTCCCAGTCTGCGGTGGTGTCGATGGGAACAAGGACCATGCCCAGTGGGGCACCCGCACCGGATGGAACGACGCCACTCCGACGATCTTTCCCGACAGCTACGGGGTCCGTTTCCCGACGCCGCAGCGGATCGACCAGGTCGAGCTCCTGACCATAGACAGTGCGGGGTCCCCGGCCGCGCGCTTCGGGGTGAAGGACTGGGACGTCCAGGTCCTCACGGACGGCCAGTGGCAGACGGTCGCCCAGGTCCGTGGCAACACCGCTGGACTGGTGACCTCGCAGTTCGCCGCGACCACCGCCGAGGCCGTACAGGTCGTCATCTACGCCTCGAACGACGCCAGGTACTCGCGCATCATGGAGTTGGAGGTCCGCGGAGCGTAA
- a CDS encoding GmrSD restriction endonuclease domain-containing protein, translating into MKANETTLRDLISRDHQFLVPLYQRPYAWEREQLGRLWSDIERQADGLRKGEDAGHFLGSVVLAPAFDNAPGHSRWLVVDGQQRLTTLLLALCALRDYQAAEDPLHRDRINDLHLLNKYKSGDMRYRLLPTQVDREAFKACVEDLPYGGTDSRVGSAYQFFRDRLRQVDDPADPHDITRVEEVVLDRLTLVQIVVEKDDNAFRIFESINNTGMRLSQVDLIRNHVFMHLPTRDQYVYDTYWRPMHELLGAKGMDQLMYLTLVLELGDDAQYNDTYRGHQEILAAAAADGEAKEERVTRYVKDLARRSRYLHRILNPEKDGEIEERLRFLIDWKGSTAYPLVMRLLELADDGQASDDEVGETLRYIESFLVRRLVAGVATGNLNRIFMRLTRDLTGDEPVADTVRTALSSARLYWSSDEQFRRDIRQRAFYWQGRTAQQKLVLRRLEEAYGSKEPVDVSDKEITIEHVLPQSPTAEWLEQLVSEGDAELAHKELVHTLGNLTLSGYNSELGNMSFARKRDFLARSGLTMNQEIARQERWGRAEILARADALADWAIEIWPSPVDVGPAGPSRDWSLLHAALSALPPGTWTTYGDLAELTGSHARPVAAHLASREVLNAHRVLSAPGSVSSGFHWPDENDDRDVHDVLRAEGIKLDESGKADPTQRVSARELAELLGLPGAEDLSEADLSAVDLEDSDEWERRFFQQLGEASGPQVAGAVSRVLDHWRARGGEVQFGRSAGASCAPIVRRGGDQLHAFRFYADSVSVPFGTLKKREPFKDPALREELRQLLNASPGVDIPAAKLELYPSFKATLLANEAVWDVVVGCLDWFAAQVEVE; encoded by the coding sequence GTGAAGGCCAACGAGACGACACTGCGGGATCTCATCAGTCGTGATCACCAGTTTCTGGTGCCGCTCTACCAGCGGCCCTACGCTTGGGAGCGGGAGCAGCTCGGGCGACTGTGGAGCGATATAGAGCGCCAGGCGGACGGGCTGCGGAAGGGCGAGGACGCCGGCCACTTCCTCGGCTCCGTCGTGCTGGCCCCTGCCTTCGACAACGCGCCTGGACATTCCCGCTGGCTCGTGGTCGACGGTCAGCAGAGACTGACCACCCTGCTGCTGGCCCTGTGCGCGCTACGGGACTATCAGGCGGCCGAGGACCCGCTGCACCGCGATCGGATCAACGACCTCCACCTGCTCAACAAGTACAAGTCCGGGGACATGCGCTACCGATTGCTGCCCACTCAGGTGGACCGAGAGGCGTTCAAGGCTTGTGTCGAGGACCTGCCGTACGGCGGCACCGACAGCCGGGTTGGGAGCGCCTACCAGTTCTTCCGGGACAGGTTGCGCCAGGTGGACGATCCCGCGGATCCGCATGACATCACCCGTGTCGAGGAGGTCGTGCTCGACAGGCTCACGCTCGTGCAGATCGTGGTCGAGAAGGACGACAATGCCTTCCGGATCTTTGAGTCCATCAACAACACCGGGATGCGGCTGAGCCAGGTCGATCTGATCCGCAACCACGTGTTCATGCACCTGCCCACCCGGGATCAGTACGTCTACGACACGTACTGGCGTCCGATGCACGAGCTGCTCGGCGCCAAGGGCATGGATCAGTTGATGTATCTCACCCTCGTGCTGGAGCTCGGTGACGACGCCCAGTACAACGACACCTACCGAGGCCACCAAGAGATCCTGGCGGCCGCAGCCGCCGATGGGGAGGCGAAAGAGGAGAGGGTCACCCGATACGTGAAGGACCTGGCGCGGCGGTCCCGCTACCTGCACCGGATCCTCAACCCCGAAAAAGACGGGGAGATCGAAGAGCGGCTGCGTTTCCTCATCGACTGGAAGGGGTCGACGGCCTATCCCCTTGTCATGCGGCTGCTGGAGCTGGCCGACGACGGTCAGGCCAGTGACGACGAGGTCGGCGAGACACTGCGGTACATCGAGAGTTTCCTGGTGCGTCGCCTGGTCGCCGGGGTGGCCACCGGCAACCTCAACAGGATCTTCATGCGGCTCACCCGCGACCTGACCGGAGATGAGCCGGTCGCAGACACCGTGCGCACCGCCCTGTCGTCGGCCCGACTGTACTGGTCGTCGGACGAGCAGTTCCGCCGGGACATCCGCCAGCGGGCCTTTTACTGGCAGGGCCGTACGGCGCAGCAGAAGCTGGTGCTCCGCCGCCTGGAAGAGGCATACGGATCCAAGGAACCGGTGGACGTCTCCGACAAGGAGATCACCATCGAGCATGTCCTGCCGCAGAGTCCCACTGCCGAGTGGTTGGAGCAGCTCGTCAGCGAGGGGGACGCCGAGCTGGCGCACAAGGAGCTCGTGCACACTCTCGGGAATCTCACGCTGAGCGGTTACAACTCCGAACTGGGCAACATGTCCTTCGCCAGGAAACGCGACTTCCTCGCCCGCAGCGGGCTGACGATGAACCAGGAGATCGCCAGACAGGAGCGCTGGGGCAGAGCCGAAATCCTCGCTCGGGCCGACGCGCTGGCCGACTGGGCGATCGAGATCTGGCCCAGCCCGGTCGATGTGGGACCGGCCGGCCCGTCCCGAGACTGGAGCCTCCTGCACGCGGCCCTCTCGGCTCTCCCACCGGGCACATGGACGACCTACGGCGACCTCGCCGAGCTGACCGGCTCCCACGCCAGACCGGTGGCGGCGCATCTGGCCAGTCGAGAGGTGCTCAACGCCCATCGGGTGCTCAGCGCCCCAGGATCCGTGTCATCGGGGTTTCATTGGCCGGACGAGAACGACGACCGTGACGTCCACGACGTGCTCCGAGCCGAGGGGATCAAGCTCGACGAGTCCGGTAAGGCCGACCCCACCCAGCGCGTCTCCGCCCGAGAGCTGGCCGAGCTGCTCGGGCTGCCCGGGGCGGAGGATCTCAGCGAGGCGGATCTGAGCGCCGTCGACCTGGAGGACTCAGACGAGTGGGAAAGGCGTTTCTTCCAGCAGCTCGGAGAGGCGAGCGGCCCGCAGGTGGCCGGCGCGGTCTCCCGCGTTCTCGACCATTGGAGGGCGCGCGGGGGAGAGGTGCAGTTCGGCCGCTCCGCCGGTGCCTCCTGCGCCCCGATCGTCAGGCGGGGCGGCGACCAGCTGCACGCCTTCCGCTTCTACGCCGACTCGGTGTCGGTGCCGTTCGGCACCCTGAAGAAGCGGGAGCCCTTCAAGGATCCAGCCCTTCGGGAGGAACTGCGGCAACTGCTCAACGCGTCGCCCGGCGTCGACATCCCGGCTGCCAAGCTGGAGCTGTACCCGTCGTTCAAGGCCACCTTGCTCGCTAATGAGGCGGTCTGGGACGTGGTGGTCGGCTGCCTCGACTGGTTCGCCGCCCAGGTTGAAGTCGAGTAA
- a CDS encoding nitroreductase/quinone reductase family protein, giving the protein MSKEQAESWAGFDVNEFQRQVITEFRANNGKMSGMFEGWTLAVLTTVGAKSGLRRESILGYLEFDGKGIVVASSNGADKHPAWYHNIRKNPIVTVETGSDTYQAIAAIPPAQERDKLFDRVIAEAPGYADHQAKTTREIPVVVLHRIGPKPGEERVKGMGDWIVEVHDWLRKELETLRAQADQAIEGGVDTIERTPPDLAQQMRTHCLNFCGALKRHHGGEDMAMFPMLAKQFPALAPALAQLGEEHKVVARLQDDIQQLVDSFVPGETDPVQLRTDLERLANQLESHFRYEEETIVTALNATAPAPQFS; this is encoded by the coding sequence ATGAGCAAGGAACAGGCCGAGTCCTGGGCAGGCTTCGACGTCAATGAGTTCCAACGTCAGGTCATCACCGAGTTTCGGGCGAACAACGGGAAGATGAGCGGCATGTTCGAGGGCTGGACATTGGCCGTACTGACGACCGTCGGAGCCAAGAGCGGCCTGCGACGGGAGAGCATCCTGGGGTATCTCGAATTCGACGGAAAAGGGATCGTCGTCGCGTCCTCGAATGGCGCCGACAAGCACCCCGCGTGGTACCACAACATCCGCAAGAACCCGATCGTGACGGTCGAGACGGGTAGCGACACCTATCAGGCGATCGCCGCCATCCCACCGGCCCAGGAGCGTGACAAGCTCTTCGACCGCGTGATCGCCGAGGCACCGGGGTATGCCGACCACCAGGCCAAGACGACCCGGGAGATCCCGGTCGTCGTACTGCACCGGATCGGCCCCAAGCCCGGCGAGGAACGGGTCAAGGGCATGGGCGACTGGATCGTCGAGGTGCATGACTGGCTGCGCAAGGAGCTCGAGACGCTCCGCGCCCAGGCGGACCAGGCCATCGAGGGCGGCGTGGACACGATCGAGCGGACGCCGCCAGACCTCGCCCAGCAGATGCGCACCCACTGCCTGAACTTCTGCGGGGCGCTGAAGAGGCATCACGGCGGCGAGGACATGGCCATGTTCCCGATGCTGGCCAAGCAATTCCCCGCACTCGCTCCGGCGCTGGCGCAGCTCGGCGAGGAGCACAAGGTGGTGGCGCGGCTGCAGGACGACATCCAGCAGCTCGTCGACAGCTTCGTACCCGGTGAAACCGACCCCGTGCAGCTGCGCACCGACCTGGAGCGGCTGGCGAACCAGCTGGAGTCCCACTTCAGGTACGAGGAGGAGACGATCGTGACGGCGCTCAATGCCACGGCCCCAGCTCCCCAATTCAGCTGA
- a CDS encoding LGFP repeat-containing protein: MGRASRSLLGLAAAVATAAAAFAVPAAAQASTAGRACNASLVAPEGSLIGGLWRSNGGENSAYGCPVTKEFGYPDKRGSWQEFRNGKIVWSPNLGNGTLVRVYESGQKIVFKWSGLGRDWDFFNVRWSRDADLGNRTIQVRVARQTPWSGILSFHKDLRDVAFKPGEPEMLDDHVSHGRSTDRWSFTVQGCDRGVFSSDCGPWSITNIYIDK; this comes from the coding sequence ATGGGCCGCGCTTCCCGTTCACTCCTCGGCCTCGCCGCCGCCGTCGCGACGGCCGCCGCGGCCTTCGCCGTACCGGCCGCCGCGCAGGCCTCCACCGCCGGCCGCGCGTGCAACGCCTCCCTGGTGGCACCCGAAGGCAGCCTCATCGGCGGCCTGTGGCGCTCCAACGGCGGCGAGAACAGTGCCTACGGCTGCCCCGTCACCAAGGAGTTCGGCTACCCCGACAAGCGCGGCTCCTGGCAGGAATTCCGCAACGGAAAGATCGTCTGGTCCCCGAACCTCGGCAACGGCACCCTGGTGCGCGTCTACGAATCGGGGCAGAAGATCGTCTTCAAGTGGAGCGGCCTGGGCCGCGACTGGGACTTCTTCAACGTCCGCTGGAGCAGGGACGCCGACCTGGGCAACAGGACCATCCAGGTGCGGGTCGCCCGGCAGACCCCGTGGAGCGGCATCCTGTCGTTCCACAAGGACCTGAGGGATGTGGCGTTCAAGCCCGGTGAGCCGGAGATGCTCGACGACCACGTCAGCCACGGCAGGTCGACGGACCGGTGGAGCTTCACCGTCCAGGGCTGCGACCGCGGCGTCTTCAGCTCCGACTGCGGCCCGTGGAGCATCACCAACATCTACATCGACAAGTAG
- a CDS encoding spore-associated protein A, with product MSKVKRAAALALGMAATLAASVALSAPAMAASSPAAACGGGSYHVIDSHALGGYATIYLLYNGSTNCVVTWKKGSYAGNTTYVDAVLNVWNTPGAFDAGNYRYYAGPAKAKAPGKCIKWGGAYGNSSYESPWEHCG from the coding sequence ATGAGTAAAGTCAAGCGGGCTGCGGCGCTCGCACTCGGTATGGCAGCCACGCTGGCCGCGTCTGTGGCTCTGAGCGCCCCGGCCATGGCGGCGTCGTCGCCGGCCGCGGCCTGTGGCGGCGGCAGCTACCACGTCATCGACAGCCACGCCCTGGGCGGATACGCCACCATCTACCTGCTCTACAACGGCTCCACCAACTGCGTGGTCACCTGGAAGAAGGGCTCGTACGCGGGCAACACCACCTACGTTGACGCCGTACTGAACGTGTGGAACACTCCGGGCGCGTTCGACGCCGGTAATTACCGTTACTACGCCGGTCCGGCCAAGGCCAAGGCCCCGGGGAAATGCATCAAATGGGGCGGCGCCTACGGGAACTCCTCCTATGAGAGCCCGTGGGAGCACTGCGGCTGA
- a CDS encoding PPOX class F420-dependent oxidoreductase, producing MVFTPAELDYLAGQRLGRLATVSPSGQVQNNPVGFFVDAASGAITIGGHALGASKKFSNVQQGSTVSFVVDDLASVDPWVVRGIEIRGSAVALTDHEPPVPYFSREIITITPSKIISWGLDGARSSRKV from the coding sequence ATGGTCTTTACACCAGCAGAACTCGACTATCTGGCAGGGCAGCGCCTCGGCCGCCTGGCCACCGTCTCTCCCTCCGGCCAGGTGCAGAACAACCCCGTGGGGTTCTTCGTGGACGCCGCCTCGGGCGCGATCACCATCGGCGGGCACGCGCTGGGGGCGTCCAAGAAGTTCAGCAATGTTCAGCAGGGCAGCACCGTGTCGTTCGTCGTGGACGACCTGGCCTCGGTGGACCCGTGGGTGGTGCGCGGCATCGAGATCCGGGGCTCGGCGGTGGCTCTGACGGACCACGAGCCGCCGGTGCCGTACTTCTCACGGGAAATCATCACGATCACGCCCAGCAAGATTATCTCTTGGGGGTTGGACGGGGCCCGGTCGAGCCGCAAGGTGTGA